The Phycisphaeraceae bacterium genome segment CACTCACGCCGGGGCGTCGGGGCGTCATAACTCTCAACGGCTCGCATCATGCGCTCTCGAATCTGATCCTGGCGGGCCATCGCCGAGGTGAGTATCGCCTCGACCGCGGCGCGAACCGACTCCGGGCACTCGATCGCGCCCAGTTGCTCGCTCAACATGTCGATCGGCGAGGGGGCGTAGATGCCGGGGTGGCGGCGGCTCTCCACCTCACTCCGAAAACGCCGCGCCTGCTCGGGATCGAGCGCCGCCATCACGGGCTCGAACCGCCCTGCCGCGTCGCGGATGCCGTACATCAGGTCGAGCGTCCGATAGTGTCGATCTTCCCACGCCTTGCGATGGTTCGCCGGATCCCGCCGCGCCAGGTGCTGACTCTCGGGCCTGATCGGCCATTCGTCGAGTTCGACCTTCGCCCGCCGATACGCCTCCACCGCCTCGGCGTAGCCGTCGATCCACTGCTGGGCTGCCTCGGAGAGTTTCGGCGTCGAGTCCGGTTCCACACCGATCGCCTCGAAGATGACCCTCGGGTCAAACGCCCACGCAATCCGGTGCCAGGGGTGCTCCGCCACGAACGTACTCAGCCGCACGTCACGCTTGATCTGACGCCACCATTCACGTCGATCAGAATCAAGCATCGCATCGATGCGTTCGGTCAGCTGCGCTTCGAGTTCGGCGCGCCGCGCCGACCACGCCTCCCACGTCGCGTGCCAGCCGAGATCGGGCTCTTGAAATGGCTGGTCGGGGTTTTCGGCGCGCCAGGCGTTGCGCTGACGCTGAATGTCGGCCATGCGAGCGTGCGTCTGAGCCAGCGCTGCGTCGAACGACCGCCGGTATTCGTCATAGAACGCGGAGAACAGCGCGGCGGCGGCGTCATCATCGAATCGCAGACGCTCCTTCGCCAACTGAAAGTCCGCCGACGTGAGCATCGGTCGGAACTCGGGCAGGGCGAGGAACTCCGGCGTCAGCAGGCCGACTCGTTCCGAGCGTGCCGATTCGCCCGAGTCCGTGAGGATGGCGCCCTGTGCGGCGACGACATTCGGGGCAAGCCACATCATCATGGCGAGTATCACCCTGAGTCGCCAAGGAAACGTCGGGCATGCTCGCACCATGCCCAGTCCATGCAGACATGTGCCACGGACCACTCCCTCACGGTCGCGGCTCGCTTGGGGGCGATCTGCACAATAAGGAGGAAGCGGTGTCATCATTCCCGTGTCTCCCCGTCGAGAACCCGGCCCAGTTCCGCCTCGATCTCCGCGCCGAGGGCGCGATAGGCCTGCAGCGCTTCCCGGTGGCGGGCATGTTCCTCGAACTCTCCGCTCGGCGCCAGTTGAAGCATCGCGCGAGCCAGCCACTCGCACTGACGCATCACGCCCGGCGTGCCGTACAGATCATCCTCGGCGGCCATGAGACGTCGGCGTTCCGAGGCCCGACGCGCTTCCAGCCCGGCCCGCATCGATTCGATCCGCTCACGCTGCTCGTCGTTCAAGTCGTTACGTGCGAGCGCGGCCTCGATCAGCACATCGATGCGCGTGGGGCGCAGAATGGCCGGGTACATCCGACGCTCGTACTCGCGCCGGAATCGTTCGGCGTTCTCCTCGGGCATCGCTCCGGCGATCATCGGCGCAAAGCGGGCGACAACCTCCCGCATCGCCGGTCTGGACCCCAGACGCCTGACCCACCACGCCGTCATCCCTTCGAGATCACGTTCGGCGATGAATCGCTGCCGCGACAGATCCGCGGTTCGAGCGGCGGAGTACGCGGGGCGGGCGATCGCATGAATCGCCTCCTCGAACTTCCGCAGCAGCACGGCGACGGCGGGCGCCTCCAGCGCGTGAGGCGCAATCTCCTCCACAAGTGCAATCAGATCGGGAGGATTCCCGGAGTCATCACGCCCTTGAGCGAGTGACTGCCGTCGGTAGAACGCTCGCTCCAGCCAATCCACTTGTGCCGTGCGACCAGGGGAGGCCTCTCGCAAGTCGCGGAAGTACCGATCCAGCAGGCGCTCCACCTCGCCCTGCCGGGCGTTGATGAACCGAACGCTGTCGCTGAGTGACCACGGCTCATTCAAGGTGCCGGATGGGTCGACACGGTCAAAGCCCGATCGCCAGCCGTAGAAGCCGGTGTGGACCGCCATCAACGCGTCATAGTCGGCGGTGAATCGGTCGAACACTTCACGGGCCCGCGCCGCGTCCGCTTCATTCGTCAACTCCAGGCGGTGGACGTGTTCCTCGAACATGCCCCGCGAGATCGGCGGCGCTTCCTGCGCGACAACCGCGGACGAAGCAGCCCACGACGTCAGCAGCGCCACGACCACGCACCACCAACGCAGTGCGGTCCACTCCCATGTGCCGGATGGTCGCCCTACATGGCTCATGCACCTACCGCTCCCGCTGCAATTCTAGCAGGCGGGAAGCGACGGAGCGCGAGTGTGCGGCTCACTGATCCAGAATGAAGTAGTACCGCCCGTCGTCCAGCTTCTGGAAGTTCCCCTCGAACAGGCCGCGGTCATCGAAGAGCGAATCGACCTCGAGCATGTAGTCGTCGTTCTGCGTCTCGCCGTCGCCGTTGAAGTGAACGCCTACCGCCGTGAAGATGCCGAAGTTGTCGGCCTCGGTGTCCCATCGTCCGCCGATGGGGGTGATTTCGGCGAACTTGGCGGGGTCGATGTAGGGCTCCAGCTCGGCGGGGAGCTCGCCGGTGTTGCCGTTGGGGACGTTCATGCGGCTCTTGGCCATATAGACCAGAATGCCGTCGCCGAAGATTCGGGCATCGCTGATGAACGCCACCTGACGGGCTTCCTTGCTGAACGTGCCGAACGACGGGATGACGATCGCCGCCAGGATGGCGAGGATCAGCACCACGATCAGAATCTCGATCAGGGTGAACCCGCGTCGGGCGAAGCGCGTGACGGCGTGTCGGCGGCGGTCGATCGACATGGGTGGTGGACCTCGTGGCGCGTCCGACCCCGGCGCGGCGCGCTCACTCCGACTATCGGATACGATCGCCCGGCACGGCATCGCGCCCGGGCAATCCGCGCCGGTGATGGCCCTTGCAGCCCGCAGGGTTTCGCGCCGCGTGCCGATAATGCGAAGCGTGCGGGTGCCAATGAACGCGCCAGGCGGTGCTTGCGCCGTGCATCCGTCAAGAGGGGAACGCCCTCACCAACGAACAGGCCCGCCGGCACATGCCGACGGGCCTGCAAAGATCAGAGAAAGCGAGGGCTCAGCCGCGACGACGCCGACGGGCGCCGATCAGACCGGCGCCAGCCAGCAGGGCCAGCGCACCAGGCGCGGGAATGGGCTTGATGATGAACACCGCGTCACGGTGCAGACCATCAGGCGTGATGCCGTCATCGAACGACTCGAAGAACCGGAAGGTCCAGGTGCCGTTGTAGTTGCCGCCGTTGAAGGCGTTGGTGGAGCCGCCGGCGACGAAACGACCGGCGCTGTTGCCCCAACCCAGCGCGTTGCCCGCGATGACCACGCTGACGTTGTCCGGCGAGGTGATGCGGATGCGCATCTCCGAACCCCACGAGGGCGAAAACGCCTCGAAGGAGAGAGCGAAGGCAAAACCGATCACCGTGGCGCCCTGGCCGGCGTTCAGGTTGACCTGAACAACGGTGTTCGAACCCGCACCGTCAAGACCGTCGCTCGTGGAGCCGGACAGGTCAACGATGTCAGCGCTCGCCGTCGCCGCGAAGATCATGGAAAGGGCCGCAGTCGTGAGCGTTCTCATTTCTCTTTACTCCCTCAGTCTCAGACTCTGGTCGGTTTCTCTCTCCCCCGACGGGACTCCAGCCCACCGCAGGGTCACTGACGATTCTAACCGACCGCGTGGACGCCACAAGTGGAAAATCCGATTTTTTCAAGGTTTGCGATCGATCCGCTGACCGCCGATCGGGCCCCGAACCGAGCCGTCAAGATGGGCAAAAAGGGGAAGAGTGGGGTCACTTGCATCGGGGGCGAACGACCGCACCCCACCTGAATCATCCACACTTCATCCACATCTGGGGCCTGCGGATGTCCGGGGGTGTCCGAGGGGTTCCGGGAGTGTCCCGAGCTGTTTCCACTCTAAAAGGGCTCAGAGTCCGTGACGGCTCCCTGTCCTGGTATCCCGGCCAAGGGCCAGGCCATCGGCCATCATGCCGGAGGTTTCCCGCGGTTGGGAAGCGATCCTCGCCATTTTCCCGTGCCGGAGAACGCCTTGCCGAACGAATCCTGTATGAATCTATAGAGTAGGGGCCGCCTCGCTGCGTAAAAGGTGAGGAGGCCCTCGAGCGCGCCGCAAACCAGCGTCCATCGGTCGGAGTCACCCATGCGCGAGATCGTCCGAGAACTCAACCGCCTGCGCGACCGATCGCGGTTCATGCTGCTGCTGCAGCGAGGCAGCACGGTCGGGGCGTGGGTGCTCGGCACGGCACTGGGGCTTTCGCTCCTGGACTACGTCCTCCGATTCCCGCCGTTCTTCCGCGCTCTGTTGCTGGCGATCGGGCTGGCGGGTCTGGGCTGGCTGCTGGCTCGTCGGCTGGTTCCGGCGATCGGCTTCCGCCCCACGCTGACGGACCTGGCGCTGCGGGTGGAGCGCGCGGCGCCGGGGCTGTCTGGGCGTCTGGCGTCGAGCGTCGAGTTCGTGGCCGCGGGCATGACGACGACGAATCCGCTCGCGCAGCGCACCGTGGAAGAAACGCAGCAGCGACTGACGGGCGACCCCTTCGCCGCCGCCATCGACCCGCGTCGCACCTGGCGCGACGCCTCCATCGCGGGCGTGCTGCTGGCGATCGTGGCGATCCTCACGCTCGTCTCGCCCGCCTCGGCGGGCACGGCGGCGGCGCGGCTGCTCTGGCCGTTCGGCGGAGCGGAGTGGCCAGCGCGAACCGGCGTCGCGTCGATGATGCAGGGAGTGACCGTCCATCCGCGCGGACAGGCCCTGGCCTTGCGAGCCAGGGGCGTCAAGGCGCCGGGCGACGCCACCGAGGCCATGCGACTCATCGCCCGTTACCGGCTCGTTGAAGCCGACGCGCCTGGCCCGTGGCGCGAAGTCGTCCTGCGTCACCAGGGCGATTCCATCTACGAACAGCTCGTGGATACCGACGCCCAGGCGATCGAGTTCCGTTTCGTCGCCGCCGACTCGCAGACGGAGCCGGAGCGGATCATCCTCTCGCCGCCCCCCGCGATTCTCGCGGCGTCGCTGCTCGTGACGCCCCCCGCCTACGCCGCAGCGCACGTACCACAGGCGCGTCTGGAACTGGGTCCTGGTGTGGATGAGCGGGGCTTCACCGAGGCCCCCCTGCTGGCCGGCTCGCGGGCCGAACTGCGACTGACCCTCAATAAGCCGATCCCCGTCGAGTCCGCCTCGGACGCGACGTGGCTGCGCGACACGCTGGGGCTGCCCGGCGATAGTCCGCTGCCCGACCTGGTGGTGGAGGACGGCGAGCGACCCGTCTGGGTGCTGCGATGGACGCTGGAGCGCACGCTCGCCCTCAACCTGCACCTGGTGGACGAGCACGGGCTCTCCAACTTCGACGAGATCGCCTACCGCATCGACGTGGCGACCGACCGCGAGCCAGGCGTGGCCATCATCGAGCCGCCTTCCGATCAGACCGTGCTGCCCACCGCGGTGGTGCCGGTGATCGTGGAAGGTCGCGATGATGTGGCCCTGTCGGGTGTGGGCCTGGAGATGTTCCGCGCAGGCCGGACGCCCGAGGCGCCGTCCCATCCGCTGGGCGAGAAGTGGCAGGCGGCACAGGAATCCATGACGCGTCTGGAGCACCGCGTGGACCTTGCCGCGCTCCAGGCCAGCGAGGGCGACGTGATTGAAATCGTCGGCGTGGCCGAGGACGTGTACGAGCGCGACGGTGTGAGGCACGACCGGGCGCGATCGGCGCCGAGGCGTCTGCGCGTCATCAGCCAGCGTGAGTTCGGCGAGGCCCTGCTGCAGGAGCTCAAGGCCCTGCGTCAGAACGCCATCCGCCTCGAAGGCCAGCAGGCGGAGCTGCAGGACGACGTCATCGACGAGGGCGTGCAGCCGGGCGTCAGCCGGGCGCAGGAGCGCATCTCCGAGCGGCTCGCCGAGCAGCTCCAGGCGCTGGATCAACTGCGCCAGCGGCAGCAGATGAACCGCTTCGAGGACGCCACGCTGCAGTCGCTGGTCGAGCAGTCGCGGGATCTGCTCGAGCACGCCGGTCGCGCCAGCGCCCAGGCGGGGGCGGCCATCGAGCGACGGCAGCGCGACCAGGCGACGCAGGAGCAGAACCGGAACCAGAGCCAGCCAAACCCCTCGGGCGAGCCGACGGGTGAACGCGCAACGACAAGAGGCGATCGTCAGCAACCTGGTCAGCAGGATCAGAATCCGCCGCCGCGTCAGGGGGAACCGCGGCAAGCCGGTCAGCAGCAGCCGGGCGGTCAGCCGCAGGGTGGCCAGCAACAGCAGCAGGCCGGTGAAGCGGAGCAGAACCCGCAGGCCGGTGAGCCGCGGGAACAACGGGGACAGCCGCCCGAACCCGAACTGCGTCAGCCGGACGAGCGGGACCGCGAGATCGTCGAGCGTCAGCAGGAGGTGCGCGAGGAGCTGCGCGATCTGATCGAGGCCCTGGACCGCAACGAGGACACCTGGGTGATGAACCAGCGCATCCGCGACCTGCTGCAGGAGCAGGAGCGGCTGCAGACGGAAACCCAGCAGCTGGGCAACCAGACCACCGGACGCTCGCTTGACGAACTGGAGCCGGAGGAGCTCTCCGAACTCGATCGCATCCGTCAGCGGCAGGAGGGGCTGGCGGCCCGCATGCGCGACCTGATCGACGACCTGCGTCAGCGGGCGGAAGGACTGGAGCAGGTGGACCCCGCCGCCGCTCAGGCGCAGCGCAGCGCGGCCAACACCGCCGAGCAGCGCGAAACCGACCGCACCATGGAGCAGGCCTCGCGTCAGGTGCGCAGCAACCAGTTGCAGAACGCCCAGAACTCGCAGCAGCAGGTCCGCAACGACCTGCAGCAGATGCTGCAGGATCTTGATCGCAAGCGGGCCCGTGCCGAAGAGTTGCAGCGTCGGCTGGAGTCGCTGGTGCAGTCGATCGAGCGCCTGGTGACGGTGCAGGAGTCGGAGCTTGGTGCGGTCATCCGCGCCAAGGAGGGCATCGACGCCGCCGGACGCGACCGCGCCATGATCCGGCTCAGCCAGAACACGCAGGCGGTGGCGAGCGAGGCCCGCGCCGCCGGGCAGGAGGCGGCCCGCATCGCCCGCGCGCTGGACCGGGCGGCGGACGCCCAGGCGGAGGCCGTCACGCACCTGCGGGCCGCGCCCCCCGCGTATGACCTGGCCGAAGGCGCCGAGACACGGTCGCTTGACCTGCTCAAGGAGGCCCTCGCCCTGGCGAAGGAGCTGGAGCAGCAGGTCGAGGAGGATCTCGTCCGCCAGAAGCGCGAGGAGCTTCTCGCCGGGTATCGCGACCTCGCCGAGCGACAGGTGGCTCTGCGCGACCAGACGCTGGAACTGCAGCAGCAGGGCGAACTGGATCGCCGCGCGCTGGTCGAGGCCAGGCGTCACGCCAACGTGCAGGATGAAATCCGCCAGGCGCTGGAGGCGATCAAGGCCCGCACGCAGGAGATCAGCGACTCGCCCATGTTCTCGCACGTGCATGGGCTGGTGGACGCCGCCGCCCTGCAGGTCATCGAGCGGCTGCGCGAGGGGGACGTATCGATCCACGTGACCGACCGTCAGCGCAGCGTGGCGGAACTGATCGGCCGTCTCGTCTCTGCGCTCGAAGAAGAGATGGCGCCGCCCAACGAGTTCGAGGAGGACAACCAGGGAGGCGAAGGCGGTCAGGGCGGCGGGGGCGGCGGACAGGGGCAGCAGCAGCAGCCCCAGCCGCTCGTGCCTCCGCTGGCGGAGTTGAAGCTGCTGCGCGGACTGCAGGAACAGATCTACAGCGAGACCCGTACGCTCAATGAGGCATCGGGCCTCGACGACGCCGCCCGGCGTCAGCGGCTGCGCGACCTGTCAAGGCAGCAGCAGTCGTTGCTGGAGCTGGGGCAGCGGCTGCTCGAAGCGCTTCAGCAGCAGCAGGGCGGCCCCACGCCGCCCGGCGACCCGCGCACCGACGGCCCGACGGAAGGAGGCGCCCAGTGAAGCACGTCACGCGCACGGTTCTCATGGCCCTGGTGCTGCTCGGCACGCCGGCTTTCGCGCAGGACTCGCCGCCCGCGCCGCCCAGGCAGGATGATCCGAAGAAGGACGAGGCGAAGAAGGATGACGCCGCCAAGTCCCTCGATGAACTGCTGGGACTCGAGGAGGATGATTCGTCTCGCGGCGCGGCGGAAGCCGCCGAACGCGAAGCCAGGGACGCCCTCGACCGCGCCTTGCGGGCCAAGGAGATCTCCGACAACTTCCGCGACGCGATCCGCCAGATGGGCGTGTCGGCGGAGCTGCTGGGCGAGAAGTTCGACGCCGGACTGGGCACCCAGCGCGTGCAGGAGGAGATCATCCGCAAGCTGGACGACCTGATCGCCAGCGCGCGCAAGGAGCAGTCCAACAGCAGCTCCTCGTCGAGCAGTCAGTCGTCGAGTCAGCAGAACCGGCAGCAGCCGCGCCAGCAGCAGCAGAACAACCAGCAGTCGCCGTCGGACCAGAACGACTCCAGCCGCAACAACAACCCGGCAGACTCGACGCAGTCCAACGCCCCCACGCAGCAGCCGGAAGGTGAGCTCAAGTCGCTGCTGGCCGAGGGCGGGGTGGAGTGGGGCTCGCTGCCCGAGCGCGTGCGCGACCAGTTGATGCAGGCCATGCGCGACCAGCCCTCGGCGCTCTATCGCCGGTTGACGCAGGAGTACTACCGTCGTCTCGCGGAGGAATCGTCGAACTAGTCCCGGCTGAAGCGAAGACGCACGTCGGCGTACGGAGCCAGTGCTGATGCATCACACGCTCATCCAACTCATCGCGGCCGCGGCGCTGGGAATGGCGTCGCCGCTCGTCGCCGTGCAGGATCCCCCGCCAGGCGGCGGAGCGGGTTCCGGGGGTTCCGGGGGCGCGCCGCCCGCCGGAGCGCAGAATGACCCCCTTGCCGGTGAGATGACCGACGCCTCCGACAAGGCCGTGGAGCGGGGCTTCCAGTTCCTGCTTTCGCAGCAGATGTCCGACGGCTCCTTCGGTCGCGGGCGGCTGGAGTCCAACGTCGGCGTCACCGCCCTGGCCTGTCTGGCCCTCATGTCCGACGGCCACCTCCCGGGGCGCGGGGAATACGGCGAGGCGGTGCAGAAGGGGCTCCGGTTCATCCTCGACCGCGTCACCGAGACCGGCTTCATCGTCGGCGAGACCACTTCGCACGGGCCGATGTACGAACATGGCTTCGCGGCCCTGTTCCTTGGCGAAATCTACGGCATGAACCCCAGCGACGAGCGCGTGCGCGAGGCGCTGGTCAAGGCCACGCACCTCATCATCAACTCGCAGAACGACGAGGGCGGCTGGCGCTACTACCCGGTCCCCTTCGACGCGGACATCTCCGTCACCATCTGCGAGGTGATGGCCCTGCGCTCGGCGCGCAACGCGGGCATCAAGGTGCCCAAGGAAACCATCGACCGGGCCGTCGAATACGTGCGCAACTGCCAGAACCACGACGGGGGCTTCCGCTACATGCTGGGCACCGGGGGCAGCGCCTGGCCCCGCACCGCGGCGGGCGTGGCCTCGCTCTTCTACGCCGGCATTCACGAGGACAACGCCATCGACCGCGGGCTGGACTACATCGCCCGCAACGCCATGCCCGGCGCCGCCAACCGCACCGGCGAGGCCCACTACTTCTACGGCCACTATTACGCCGTGCAGGCCATGTACCTGGCGGGGGGCAAGCACTGGGAGAGGTGGTGGCCCGCCATCCGCGATGAACTGGTCCGCAGCCAGTCCAGCAACGGCTCGTGGCCCGACCACTACGCCAATGGGGCATACGGCACCGCGATGGCCCTCATCATCCTGCAGATGCCCAAGCGATATCTGCCCATCTTCCAGAAGTAACGGGGACGCGGCTTGAACACGCCATCGCACACGAACACTCCGGGACGGATCACCTCGAATACGGCCGCGACGCTCGTCGCGCTGCTGGCCGGGCTGCTCCAGGCGCTTGGTGCGTCCGCCGCCTCCCTCGTCGGACCCGCGCTCTCCCAGCCGGCGGCGTCGGACCGCTTTCTGCTCATCCAGCGGACCCGCCCGGCGGAGGAAGTAACCCTGGTCGAGATCACCGACGCCCTGGTCCGGGTGCGCGACCGTAGCGGCTCGATGCGATCGATCGACCGGCGCGAGTGCGTCGCCGCCATCGCGCTGGACGTGCGCGTCACGCCGGGGTCGGAAGGTCTGCTGGTTCTCACGGACGGCCAGCGTCTGCCCGGCCGCGCCCGACCCGGCTCGACCGACGGGGAGGGCGTCCTCACCTGGCAGCACCCATGGTTCGAGTCGCTGCGCATCCCCGCGCAGCGCCTCGCCTGGGCGCGGCTGACGCCCAACGCCCCCGAACCGCCCGCGGGCGACGCCGACGTGCTGCTGCTGACCAATGGCGATCGCATGGAGGGGTTGATCGAGTCCTTCGGGGACGAGATCACGCTTGACCGCGAAGGCGTGTCGGCCGCGGTGCCGCTGACCCGCGTCAGCGCGTTCCGCCTGCTCAACCCGCGCCGCGACCCCGCTCCTGATACGCCCCGGCTCTGGCTGCGCAACGACACGGTGGTGGATGTGGAGGGGCTTCGCCTGGCGGAGGACGGCTACCTGCGCTTCATGCTGCCTCTCAACAGCAGCGCCGCGGACGAGAAGAACTACCGGCTGGCGTTCGTGGCGGGGATTCTGTTCCAGTCCGGCGCGCTGACCCCGCTGGGGTCGATGACGCCCCACGACGTGGAAGGTCCGCGTTCGCGGTATCTCATCACGCCGCCGCGCGTGTCCGACGCTCCCGCCGCGCTCGACCTGAAAACCGTGGAGTACGCCGGCCCGATGCAGGCCCGCTACACGCTGCCCGCCGGGTCGATGCGCTTCGTGGCCGTGGCGCGGCTTCGCGACGACGCCGGGGCCTGGGCGGACTGCGAGGTCGTGGTGCGCGATGACGACCGCGAGGTCTTCCGCGCCCGGCTCAGCGCCGCAACCCGCAGCGTGGCGGTGAACGCCGACCTGTCCGGCGCGGAACTCTCCATCGAAGTCACCGAGGGGGCGCACGGCCCGATTCAGGACCAGGTGATCTTCGAGCAGCCGATGATCATCCGGCGATAGCACGCGCCCCTTCGCGGCACGCACGTTCGCCCGCGCAGAAACTGCGCGGGCGACGACCGCCGAACTCGACTCATTCACGCTCACGTGCCGATACAACCTGAATCGCGGCGAGTGGGTCGCCCACGACAGCGGGCCGCACTGGTGCATGGCCCGGTGGAAAGGAGTCATCCATGGCCTCGCGCATCCACATGGCGGTCCATCTGGCCCTGATGCTCGTCATCGCCGGGCTCGTGGTGCTGCGGCTCGATTCAAGCCGGGCGCATGACCTGCTGGTCGAGAAACTGAACGCCCGCGCCCTCAAGGCCGAGCAGCACGCCCGCGCGCTCCTGGACGAGATCGAGGCCACGCGACACGAGCTGCGCTTCGCCCGCGAGGATGAACGCCAGGCCCGGCGTGAGCTGGCCGCGATCAGCCGCCACCTGACCGGCGCCGGCCCCGCCGGTGACGACCCGGCGGCCACTCCCGCCCTGCCTCACCCGGACGATCCGATCTTCGCCCGCTTGGACCCCACCGATGCGTCCCCGTCCGCTGAACCGGCGGACGCGACGGCCTCCTCGCCTTCGACGCCAACTCGCCTCGCGACGGGGGAAGACGGTTCGACTGCCCGGTCGCCTTCCGGACAGTCGCCATCGGACGAGCCGCATGCCGCGCGCAGCGGCGCGCCGGTTGCGCCAGGAAGCGTCGCCTCGCCCTCGGCCTCCGACCTCGACGGGCTGCTGGCCCAGGCCGAGAAGGAAGTGCGCGAACGCTACCGGGATCAGCCGGAACTGCTGGCGCGGATGCTGGAGCTTCTCAAGCGCACGCGGGAGAGCAGCCGCCCGGAGTAGGTTCTCCCGTCGGACGCC includes the following:
- a CDS encoding terpene cyclase/mutase family protein produces the protein MHHTLIQLIAAAALGMASPLVAVQDPPPGGGAGSGGSGGAPPAGAQNDPLAGEMTDASDKAVERGFQFLLSQQMSDGSFGRGRLESNVGVTALACLALMSDGHLPGRGEYGEAVQKGLRFILDRVTETGFIVGETTSHGPMYEHGFAALFLGEIYGMNPSDERVREALVKATHLIINSQNDEGGWRYYPVPFDADISVTICEVMALRSARNAGIKVPKETIDRAVEYVRNCQNHDGGFRYMLGTGGSAWPRTAAGVASLFYAGIHEDNAIDRGLDYIARNAMPGAANRTGEAHYFYGHYYAVQAMYLAGGKHWERWWPAIRDELVRSQSSNGSWPDHYANGAYGTAMALIILQMPKRYLPIFQK